One Micromonospora sp. WMMD1120 genomic region harbors:
- a CDS encoding class I SAM-dependent methyltransferase — protein MTAEETVPFAEWLRLREPADAAARAEDLLDALRPRLVGDAPMVIHDLGSGTGSMARWLATRLPGPQHWVLHDRDADLLARAAEGMTGIRAADGAPVTVRTRRGDLTRLTGADLADATLVTASALLDMLTLEEVERVVAACVGHPALFAVSVTGRVRLTPADPFDETVDAAFNDHQRRTVDGRRLLGPDAVAATVAAFTRHGVEVRERPSPWLLGPEHAELTAEWFTGWLGAACEQRPDLAGPARPYARRRLADAAAGRLAVRVEHIDLLAGG, from the coding sequence ATGACCGCCGAGGAGACAGTGCCGTTCGCCGAGTGGCTGCGGCTGCGCGAGCCGGCCGACGCGGCGGCCCGCGCGGAGGATCTGTTGGACGCCCTCCGCCCCCGGTTGGTCGGTGACGCGCCGATGGTGATCCACGACCTGGGCAGCGGCACCGGCTCGATGGCGCGCTGGCTGGCCACCCGGCTGCCCGGACCGCAGCACTGGGTGCTGCACGACCGCGACGCCGACCTGCTCGCCAGAGCCGCCGAGGGGATGACCGGGATACGGGCCGCCGACGGCGCCCCGGTCACCGTCCGCACCCGGCGCGGCGACCTCACCCGGCTGACCGGTGCCGACCTCGCCGACGCCACCCTGGTCACCGCGTCCGCGCTGCTGGACATGCTGACCCTGGAGGAGGTCGAACGGGTGGTCGCCGCCTGCGTCGGTCACCCCGCCCTCTTCGCCGTCTCGGTGACCGGCCGGGTCCGGCTCACCCCGGCCGACCCGTTCGACGAGACCGTCGATGCCGCGTTCAACGACCACCAGCGGCGTACCGTCGACGGCCGGCGACTGCTCGGCCCGGACGCCGTCGCCGCCACCGTCGCGGCGTTCACCCGGCACGGCGTCGAGGTGCGGGAGCGGCCCAGCCCGTGGCTCCTCGGCCCGGAGCACGCCGAGCTGACCGCCGAGTGGTTCACGGGCTGGCTCGGGGCCGCCTGCGAACAGCGGCCCGACCTGGCCGGCCCGGCCCGGCCGTACGCCCGACGTCGGCTGGCCGACGCGGCGGCCGGCCGGCTCGCGGTACGGGTCGAGCACATCGACCTCCTCGCCGGAGGATGA
- a CDS encoding S1 family peptidase has protein sequence MRRSPLAALVLTVLLLVAPGAARAAVPDRTATPAADAASVLAGVRTPGTAWGIDPATGRMAVTVDDTVAPTELTALRAVAERAGALLRREPGTLRPLIAAGQGIYGGGARCSLGANVRSGSTYYVVTAGHCTAAASTWYADSAQTTVLGTRTATSYPTNDYGLIRYTSRIAHPSAVYTHPGLITVYGAGNAYVGQAVCRSGTTTGVRCGTVTALNQTVNYATGVIYGLIRTNICAEPGDSGGPLYVAATGTILGILSGGTGNCTAGGTTYYQPILEVLAAYGLTIP, from the coding sequence ATGCGCCGTTCCCCACTCGCCGCCCTCGTCCTGACCGTGCTGCTGCTCGTCGCGCCGGGCGCGGCGCGGGCCGCCGTCCCCGACCGGACCGCCACGCCCGCCGCCGACGCGGCGTCCGTGCTCGCCGGGGTGCGCACCCCCGGCACCGCCTGGGGAATCGACCCGGCCACCGGCCGGATGGCAGTCACCGTCGACGACACAGTGGCCCCCACCGAGCTGACCGCCCTGCGGGCGGTGGCCGAGCGGGCCGGCGCGCTGCTGCGCCGCGAGCCCGGCACGCTGCGCCCCCTCATCGCCGCCGGGCAGGGCATCTACGGCGGCGGCGCGCGCTGCTCGCTGGGCGCGAACGTGCGCAGCGGCAGCACCTACTACGTGGTCACCGCCGGGCACTGCACCGCCGCCGCCAGCACCTGGTACGCCGACAGCGCCCAGACCACGGTGCTCGGCACCCGTACCGCCACCAGCTACCCCACGAACGACTACGGCCTGATCCGCTACACGAGCCGGATCGCCCACCCGAGCGCCGTCTACACCCACCCCGGCCTGATCACCGTGTACGGGGCCGGCAACGCGTACGTCGGCCAGGCGGTGTGTCGCAGCGGCACCACCACCGGGGTGCGCTGCGGGACCGTCACCGCCCTCAACCAGACAGTCAACTACGCCACCGGGGTGATCTACGGGCTGATCCGTACCAACATCTGCGCCGAGCCGGGGGACAGCGGCGGGCCGCTCTACGTGGCCGCCACCGGCACCATCCTCGGCATCCTCTCCGGCGGCACGGGCAACTGCACCGCCGGTGGCACCACCTATTACCAGCCGATCCTTGAGGTGCTGGCCGCGTACGGGCTGACGATCCCCTGA
- the ribA gene encoding GTP cyclohydrolase II, producing MPEALPIATIRTQVTVPLRFPDGYATVARVFSFKGLVDGREHLAFGLGDWAGALDRLAAGGEPPLVRPHSECLTGDVFGSQRCDCGPQLREAVQRIAEAGGFLLYLRQEGRGIGLYAKLDAYALQDAGLDTYQANVALGRGEDERDYSAAAQMLTTLGVPRIRLLSSNPDKEEQLNRLGVGVAERLPTSVFLSSANADYLAAKAAKAAETSQ from the coding sequence ATGCCCGAAGCATTGCCGATTGCCACGATCCGTACCCAGGTCACAGTGCCGCTGAGATTCCCCGACGGCTACGCCACAGTGGCGCGGGTGTTCTCCTTCAAGGGCCTGGTGGACGGTCGGGAGCACCTCGCCTTCGGTCTCGGCGACTGGGCGGGCGCGCTGGATCGGCTCGCCGCGGGTGGCGAACCGCCGTTGGTCCGCCCGCACAGCGAGTGCCTGACCGGCGACGTGTTCGGCAGCCAGCGGTGCGACTGCGGGCCGCAGCTGCGCGAGGCGGTGCAGCGGATCGCCGAGGCCGGCGGCTTCCTGCTCTACCTCCGGCAGGAGGGGCGTGGCATCGGCCTCTACGCCAAACTCGACGCGTACGCGTTGCAGGACGCGGGGCTGGACACCTACCAGGCCAACGTCGCGCTGGGCCGGGGCGAGGACGAGCGGGACTACAGCGCCGCCGCGCAGATGCTGACCACGCTGGGCGTACCACGCATCCGGCTGCTGAGCAGCAACCCGGACAAGGAGGAGCAGCTGAACCGGCTCGGCGTCGGCGTCGCCGAACGGCTACCCACCAGCGTCTTCCTGTCGTCGGCCAACGCCGACTACCTCGCCGCGAAGGCGGCGAAGGCGGCGGAGACGTCGCAATGA
- a CDS encoding lysylphosphatidylglycerol synthase transmembrane domain-containing protein — MVWAWARVVGGAGLLAVLLWQVGTGPFLAGVRLIDAPALAAALVIGVLTTVCAAWRWSLVAGGLGVRLPLSTAVAHCYRAVFLNATLPGGMLGDVHRAVRHGRDAGDVSRGIRAVVWERTAGQVVLFGVALVVLAAFPSPVRQYLPLAAALLVAGGLVTVLLARAVPEAGRSRWARGLRTAVTDVRSGLLARRTWFGVLIASAVMVAGHLATFLVAARTAGSDAPLARLLPLTLLALLAMGLPLNVAGFGPREGVAAWVFGAAGLSAAEGVATATVYGALVLVASLPGAAVLLARRRRVPVAAREAAPDGGC, encoded by the coding sequence ATGGTCTGGGCCTGGGCGCGAGTGGTCGGCGGGGCGGGTCTGCTCGCCGTCCTGCTGTGGCAGGTGGGCACCGGGCCGTTCCTCGCCGGAGTACGCCTCATCGACGCGCCCGCACTGGCGGCGGCGCTCGTCATCGGGGTGCTCACCACTGTCTGCGCGGCATGGCGGTGGAGCCTGGTCGCCGGGGGCCTGGGCGTGCGGTTGCCCCTGTCGACGGCGGTGGCGCACTGCTACCGGGCCGTGTTCCTCAACGCCACGCTGCCCGGCGGGATGCTCGGCGACGTGCACCGGGCGGTCCGCCACGGTCGCGACGCCGGTGACGTGAGCCGGGGCATCCGCGCGGTGGTCTGGGAGCGTACCGCCGGGCAGGTGGTCCTGTTCGGCGTCGCGCTGGTGGTGCTCGCGGCGTTCCCGTCGCCGGTGCGGCAGTATCTGCCACTCGCGGCCGCGCTGCTGGTCGCCGGCGGTCTGGTCACCGTGCTGCTGGCCCGCGCGGTGCCGGAGGCGGGGCGCTCGCGTTGGGCGCGGGGGCTGCGGACCGCCGTGACGGACGTGCGGTCCGGGCTGCTGGCCCGGCGCACCTGGTTCGGTGTGCTGATCGCGTCCGCCGTGATGGTCGCCGGTCACCTGGCCACCTTCCTGGTGGCGGCCCGCACCGCCGGATCGGACGCCCCGCTGGCACGGCTGCTGCCGCTGACCCTGCTCGCCCTGCTGGCCATGGGCCTGCCGCTGAACGTCGCCGGCTTCGGCCCCCGGGAGGGGGTGGCCGCCTGGGTGTTCGGCGCGGCCGGTCTCAGCGCGGCCGAGGGCGTCGCCACCGCCACCGTCTACGGCGCGCTGGTGTTGGTGGCGAGCCTGCCCGGCGCCGCCGTGCTGCTGGCCCGGCGGCGTCGCGTCCCGGTCGCCGCCCGGGAAGCCGCCCCCGACGGCGGCTGTTGA
- a CDS encoding glycosyltransferase family 4 protein: MTDAGRAAHVVLPGDIDDPATPSGGNSYDRRICAGLGEHGWTVREHAVPGGWPHPDAAARAALAGVLAAAPDDAVVLIDGLIASTVPDLLAAHARRLRLVVLVHLPLDDEAEAHALAAARAVVTTSEWTRQHLATRHPTLADRVRAAPPGVRPAPPAPGSAAGDRLLCVAAVTQHKGYDVLVDALSTLAGRSWTMVGAGTLAREPDLVRRLRDRLDAAGLTGRARLVGPLTGAALDAAYADADLLVLPSRGETYGMVVTEALARGLPVLATRVGGVPEALGRAPDGELPGLLVPPGDSAALARALTRWLDDGALRARLRRAALARRDTLTDWPVTTALLAAVLKEVAG, from the coding sequence GTGACCGACGCGGGCCGGGCGGCGCACGTCGTCCTGCCCGGTGACATCGACGACCCGGCCACCCCGAGCGGCGGCAACTCCTACGACCGGCGGATCTGCGCCGGGCTCGGCGAGCACGGCTGGACGGTGCGCGAGCACGCCGTACCCGGCGGGTGGCCGCACCCCGACGCCGCCGCCCGGGCGGCGCTGGCCGGGGTGCTCGCCGCCGCGCCCGACGACGCCGTGGTCCTGATCGACGGTCTGATCGCCTCGACGGTGCCCGACCTGCTCGCCGCGCACGCCCGCCGGCTGCGGCTGGTCGTCCTGGTGCACCTGCCGCTCGACGACGAGGCGGAGGCCCACGCGTTGGCCGCCGCACGCGCCGTCGTCACCACCAGCGAGTGGACCCGCCAACACCTGGCGACGCGCCACCCGACGCTCGCCGACCGGGTCCGGGCCGCGCCCCCGGGGGTGCGGCCGGCGCCGCCCGCGCCCGGGTCCGCGGCCGGCGACCGGTTGCTCTGCGTCGCGGCGGTCACCCAGCACAAGGGGTACGACGTGCTCGTCGACGCGCTGTCCACGCTGGCCGGCCGGTCCTGGACGATGGTCGGCGCGGGCACCCTGGCCCGGGAGCCGGATCTCGTGCGCCGGCTCCGTGACCGGCTGGACGCGGCGGGCCTCACCGGGCGGGCGCGGCTCGTCGGCCCGCTGACCGGGGCGGCCCTGGACGCCGCGTACGCCGACGCCGACCTGCTGGTCCTGCCCTCGCGCGGCGAGACGTACGGGATGGTCGTCACCGAGGCGCTGGCCCGTGGCCTGCCGGTGCTGGCCACCCGGGTGGGCGGTGTGCCGGAGGCGCTCGGTCGCGCCCCCGACGGCGAGCTGCCGGGGCTGCTGGTGCCCCCGGGCGACAGCGCCGCGCTGGCCAGGGCGCTGACCCGCTGGCTGGACGACGGGGCGCTGCGGGCCCGGCTGCGGCGGGCCGCCCTCGCCCGGCGCGACACCCTGACCGACTGGCCGGTGACCACCGCGCTGCTGGCCGCCGTGCTGAAGGAGGTGGCGGGATGA
- a CDS encoding nucleosidase — MNLRGTVRADRPLVVLAVGEEARYLPPEVPVLLTGMGKVNAASAVAAALAAGPRPSLLLNLGTAGALRPGLVGIHEVATVLQHDLDTDLLRTLTGETYGAPLSLADEGVVLATGDTFVADDTARDRLARRADLVDMEGYAVAWAAAQAGVPCRLVKQVSDEAGEGAARTWRESVDACARDLADWAGRHLG, encoded by the coding sequence GTGAATCTTCGGGGTACGGTCCGCGCCGATCGTCCGCTGGTGGTCCTCGCCGTCGGGGAGGAGGCCCGCTACCTGCCGCCCGAGGTGCCGGTGCTGCTCACCGGCATGGGCAAGGTGAACGCCGCCAGCGCGGTGGCCGCGGCGCTGGCCGCCGGTCCGCGCCCGTCCCTGCTGCTCAACCTGGGCACGGCCGGGGCGTTGCGTCCGGGGCTGGTCGGCATCCACGAGGTCGCCACCGTGCTCCAGCACGACCTGGACACCGACCTGCTGCGGACCCTCACCGGCGAGACGTACGGGGCCCCGCTGTCCCTCGCCGACGAGGGCGTGGTGCTGGCCACCGGTGACACGTTCGTGGCCGACGACACGGCCCGCGACCGGCTGGCCCGGCGCGCCGACCTGGTCGACATGGAGGGGTACGCGGTGGCGTGGGCCGCCGCGCAGGCCGGTGTGCCGTGCCGGCTGGTGAAGCAGGTCAGCGACGAGGCGGGGGAGGGCGCCGCCCGGACCTGGCGGGAGTCGGTGGACGCGTGCGCCCGCGACCTCGCCGACTGGGCCGGTCGGCACCTCGGCTGA
- a CDS encoding dihydrofolate reductase family protein: protein MSCPAGTIRPYVLLSCATSIDGYIDDASEQRLLLSNEDDLDRVDAVRASCDAILVGAGTVRRDDPRLLVRAPDRRAARVAAGRPASPIKVTLTAHGDLDPTARFFTVGESARLVYCASGALEKTRERIGGLATVVDAGEPVDPEWLLADLAGRGVRRLMVEGGGTVHAQFLAAGLADELHLVVAPFFVGDGRAPRFVGEGTFPWHPGRRARLAEARQIGDVVLLRYALSSRCPDAAEPTPS from the coding sequence ATGAGCTGCCCGGCGGGGACGATCCGGCCGTACGTGCTGCTGAGCTGCGCCACCTCGATCGACGGGTACATCGACGACGCCTCCGAGCAGCGGTTGCTGCTGTCCAACGAGGACGACCTGGACCGGGTCGACGCGGTGCGGGCGAGCTGCGACGCGATCCTGGTCGGCGCCGGCACCGTTCGCCGCGACGACCCCCGGCTGCTGGTCCGCGCGCCGGACCGACGGGCCGCACGGGTGGCGGCCGGTCGGCCCGCCTCGCCCATCAAGGTCACCCTGACCGCCCACGGTGACCTCGACCCGACCGCCCGGTTCTTCACCGTCGGCGAGTCGGCCCGCCTCGTCTACTGCGCGAGCGGGGCGCTGGAGAAGACCCGGGAACGGATCGGCGGGTTGGCCACCGTCGTCGACGCGGGTGAGCCGGTCGACCCGGAATGGTTGCTCGCCGACCTGGCCGGGCGGGGCGTACGGCGGTTGATGGTGGAGGGCGGCGGGACGGTGCACGCCCAGTTCCTCGCCGCCGGCCTCGCCGACGAGCTGCACCTGGTGGTCGCCCCGTTCTTCGTCGGCGACGGTCGGGCGCCCCGGTTCGTCGGCGAGGGCACCTTCCCCTGGCACCCGGGCCGCCGGGCCCGACTGGCCGAGGCCCGCCAGATCGGTGACGTGGTGCTGCTGCGCTACGCCCTCTCCAGCCGCTGCCCGGACGCCGCCGAACCCACCCCGTCCTGA
- a CDS encoding 6-carboxytetrahydropterin synthase, with translation MFSVTVRDHMMIAHSFRGEVFGPAQRLHGATFVVDATFRRPDLDADGIVVDIGLATEQLRAVLGELTYRNLDDEQAFAGVNTTTEVLARTVADRLVERVHAGELGPGARDLAGVTVTLHESHIAWASYERPL, from the coding sequence GTGTTCAGCGTGACCGTTCGGGATCACATGATGATCGCCCACAGTTTCCGGGGCGAGGTGTTCGGCCCCGCCCAACGCCTGCACGGCGCGACGTTCGTCGTGGACGCCACGTTCCGCAGGCCCGACCTGGACGCCGACGGCATCGTGGTGGACATCGGTCTGGCCACCGAGCAGCTACGGGCGGTGCTGGGCGAGCTGACCTACCGCAACCTCGACGACGAGCAGGCGTTCGCCGGGGTGAACACCACCACCGAGGTGCTGGCCCGGACGGTCGCGGACCGGCTGGTCGAGCGGGTGCACGCGGGCGAGCTGGGCCCGGGCGCGCGCGACCTGGCCGGTGTCACAGTCACCCTGCACGAGTCGCACATCGCCTGGGCCAGCTACGAGCGGCCCCTGTGA
- a CDS encoding TetR/AcrR family transcriptional regulator C-terminal domain-containing protein has protein sequence MLTARCVECECELPASSGRGRPRRYCSRGCQARAYRRRRDHGPTTAPRPAPELSGPTGADPRERLIGLAVELADSGGLDAVSMLLLAHHAAMPAHAVYRHLRNRAELLGAMAERVTAVPVPGDMGPPPDPRQRLERLAQDEWTMYREHPWLLTVLATDRPPTGPAVLAMVDRVVAAFTAAGYDPAGAFRAYLALSGYVQGMALLIRRDPVDLPYHVWWSATRDRLERTGRARRRPWLAAAGQTRLDTDLDTWFHFGLGALLDGLLVNPVR, from the coding sequence GTGCTCACCGCTCGATGTGTCGAGTGCGAGTGCGAGTTGCCCGCCAGCTCCGGCCGAGGGCGCCCCCGTCGCTACTGCTCCCGAGGCTGTCAGGCCCGTGCGTACCGCAGGCGCCGTGACCACGGTCCGACGACCGCGCCGCGGCCCGCCCCCGAGCTGTCCGGGCCCACCGGCGCCGACCCCCGCGAGCGGCTGATCGGTCTCGCTGTCGAGTTGGCGGACTCCGGCGGTCTGGACGCTGTCTCCATGCTGCTCCTCGCCCACCACGCCGCGATGCCCGCGCACGCGGTGTACCGGCACCTGCGCAACCGGGCCGAACTGCTCGGCGCGATGGCCGAGCGGGTGACCGCCGTTCCCGTGCCCGGCGACATGGGTCCGCCACCGGACCCTCGTCAGCGGCTCGAACGGCTGGCCCAGGACGAGTGGACGATGTACCGCGAACACCCCTGGCTGCTCACCGTCCTCGCGACCGACCGGCCACCGACCGGCCCGGCAGTGCTCGCCATGGTCGACCGGGTGGTGGCGGCGTTCACCGCCGCCGGATACGACCCCGCCGGGGCGTTCCGCGCCTACCTGGCGCTCAGCGGCTACGTGCAGGGCATGGCCCTGCTGATCCGGCGCGATCCCGTCGACCTGCCGTACCACGTCTGGTGGTCGGCGACCCGCGACCGGTTGGAGCGCACCGGCCGGGCCCGGCGACGGCCCTGGCTGGCGGCGGCCGGTCAGACCAGGCTCGACACCGACCTCGACACCTGGTTCCACTTCGGTCTGGGCGCGCTGCTCGACGGACTGTTGGTGAACCCGGTTCGCTAG
- a CDS encoding sugar kinase has translation MSTDPRPDQVSVPAGRPPVEVAAVGESMVVLCPDPGEPLEHAERVAVSVGGAESNVAGYLARLGHRATWVSRVGDDPFGRAVVRHVAAAGVRVDQVVVDPTAPTGLYLKDPGPQGTAVHYYRAGSAASRMAPGALADPVLAGVRVLHLSGITAALSASCRALVEHAVVDRPLAGALVSFDVNHRARLWPAAQAAPVLRDLADRCDLVFVGQDEAETLWGASDPAAVRRLLPGPRTIVVKDGAVGATALSRDAEPVFVSAPRVAVVEPVGAGDAFAAGYLAGLLRDLDPVRRLRLGHLVAAQALTSAGDNAPVPPWAWFERLITAPADAWSPLDLTDGSTTT, from the coding sequence ATGTCGACCGACCCCCGACCCGACCAGGTGAGCGTCCCGGCCGGCCGTCCCCCGGTCGAGGTGGCCGCGGTGGGGGAGTCGATGGTGGTGCTCTGCCCCGACCCGGGCGAGCCGCTGGAGCACGCCGAACGGGTCGCCGTGTCGGTCGGCGGCGCGGAGTCCAACGTCGCCGGTTACCTGGCCCGACTGGGGCACCGGGCCACCTGGGTGAGCCGGGTCGGCGACGACCCCTTCGGCCGGGCCGTGGTCCGGCACGTCGCCGCCGCCGGTGTACGGGTGGACCAGGTGGTCGTCGACCCGACCGCCCCCACCGGCCTCTACCTGAAGGACCCGGGTCCGCAGGGCACCGCCGTGCACTACTACCGGGCCGGCTCGGCGGCCTCCCGGATGGCCCCGGGCGCCCTCGCCGACCCGGTGCTGGCCGGCGTCCGGGTGCTGCACCTGTCCGGGATCACCGCGGCGCTCTCCGCCTCCTGCCGGGCGCTGGTCGAGCACGCGGTGGTCGATCGGCCCCTGGCCGGCGCGCTGGTCAGCTTCGACGTCAACCACCGGGCCCGGCTGTGGCCCGCCGCGCAGGCCGCCCCGGTGCTGCGCGACCTCGCCGACCGCTGCGACCTGGTCTTCGTCGGTCAGGACGAGGCGGAGACGCTGTGGGGCGCGAGCGACCCCGCGGCCGTACGCCGGTTGCTGCCCGGCCCGCGCACGATCGTGGTCAAGGACGGCGCGGTCGGCGCCACCGCGCTGAGCCGCGACGCCGAGCCGGTCTTCGTTTCCGCGCCCCGGGTGGCGGTGGTGGAGCCGGTCGGCGCCGGCGACGCGTTCGCCGCCGGCTACCTGGCGGGGCTGCTGCGCGACCTCGATCCGGTACGCCGGCTGCGGCTCGGTCACCTCGTCGCGGCGCAGGCGTTGACGAGCGCCGGCGACAACGCCCCCGTCCCGCCCTGGGCCTGGTTCGAGCGACTGATCACCGCTCCGGCCGACGCCTGGTCGCCGCTCGACCTGACCGACGGGTCGACGACGACCTGA
- a CDS encoding GNAT family N-acetyltransferase, with protein MPRLVTITEHNVEDACRLTVRPEQEKYSSPVAWSLAEAYVQPEIAWPRLICEGDEIVGFLMGFFDIEWDRPDDLRSGLWRLNIAADHQGRGYGRFAVDAVRAEARRRGREYVYTTWESGADGPEEFYLKLGFRPTGETSGGQVVAVRPAD; from the coding sequence GTGCCCAGACTGGTGACCATCACGGAACACAACGTCGAGGACGCGTGCCGGCTGACGGTGCGACCGGAGCAGGAGAAATACTCGTCTCCGGTCGCCTGGTCCCTCGCCGAGGCGTACGTCCAGCCCGAGATCGCCTGGCCACGCCTGATCTGCGAGGGTGACGAGATCGTCGGCTTCCTGATGGGGTTCTTCGACATCGAGTGGGACCGGCCGGACGACCTCCGCTCCGGCCTGTGGCGGCTGAACATCGCCGCCGACCACCAGGGGCGGGGGTACGGCCGGTTCGCGGTGGACGCCGTCCGTGCGGAGGCCCGCCGACGCGGGCGTGAGTACGTCTACACGACCTGGGAGTCGGGTGCGGACGGCCCGGAGGAGTTCTACCTCAAACTCGGTTTCCGCCCGACCGGCGAGACCAGCGGAGGGCAGGTCGTCGCCGTCCGGCCCGCTGACTGA